The following proteins are co-located in the Saccharomycodes ludwigii strain NBRC 1722 chromosome V, whole genome shotgun sequence genome:
- a CDS encoding uncharacterized protein (similar to Saccharomyces cerevisiae YGR109W-A | retrotransposon gene) — MNQHLTVIAPFKFSGAKKDVSRIPAFLLSFETQFAMCGIKDDYVKICFVGQNLTDNALQWFTNYFNHNDCRAMTYSAFAADFKDYYSSKIDSYQIVEKLKRVSQKEDVDTYVKQFMTYYDMLPRNYMSDDFAIDLFIQGLKIQTRQLMRMHRFDKLIDAVNAAVRTEHCREDLDVSLNFDSNLVGNTNKLDKDLDYIMNAIDNTRRGYSNAGRRYTGRDKGGKNSYRKDNFQEKFYNVCRRNKLCFNCGSPEHARANCPGDARPSY, encoded by the coding sequence ATGAATCAGCATCTAACTGTTATCGCCCCATTTAAGTTCTCTGGAGCCAAAAAGGATGTTTCCAGAATTCCAGCATTTTTGTTGAGTTTCGAAACCCAATTTGCTATGTGTGGTATTAAAGACGATTACGtgaaaatttgttttgtaGGTCAAAATCTTACTGATAATGCTTTACAATGGTTCACTAACTACTTTAACCATAACGACTGTAGAGCTATGACATACTCTGCATTTGCCGCTGACTTTAAGGATTACTATAGTTCCAAGATAGACTCGTACCAGATCGTGGAAAAGTTGAAGCGAGTTTCACAAAAGGAGGATGTCGATACGTATGTTAAACAGTTTATGACGTACTATGACATGTTACCTCGTAATTATATGTCAGATGATTTTGCCATTGATTTGTTCATACAAGGACTGAAGATTCAAACTCGCCAATTGATGAGAATGCACCGTTTTGACAAGTTAATTGATGCTGTCAATGCTGCTGTAAGAACCGAACATTGCCGTGAAGACTTGGATGTTTCATTGAATTTTGACAGTAACCTTGTTGGAAATACGAATAAATTAGATAAGGACTTAGATTACATAATGAATGCGATCGATAACACAAGACGTGGTTATTCGAATGCCGGGAGAAGATATACCGGAAGAGACAAAGGAGGGAAGAATTCCTATAGAAAGGATAACTTCCAAGAGAAGTTTTACAATGTTTGTAGAAGAAACAAGTTGTGTTTCAACTGTGGCTCCCCAGAGCATGCAAGAGCTAATTGCCCTGGTGATGCGAGGCCTTCCTATTAA